One window from the genome of Rhea pennata isolate bPtePen1 chromosome 16, bPtePen1.pri, whole genome shotgun sequence encodes:
- the RBL1 gene encoding retinoblastoma-like protein 1 isoform X1, translated as MSRAEPPPPAEPGAAVERLCQELNLDAASAAEALRDFTALRGTYSLEGEVVHWLACALYVACRKSVIPTVGSGLMEGNCVSLTRILRSAKLSLIQFFSKMKKWMDMSNLPQEFRERVERLERNFEVSTVIFKKFEPIFLDIFQNPYEETSKPQRSRKQRRVPCCAKDLFNFCWTLFVYTKGNFRMIGDDLVNSYHLLLCCLDLIFANALLCPNRRDLLNPSFKGLPVDFHATEIKTSEEPPCIIATLCELHDGLLVEAKGIKEHYFKPYISKLFERKILKGECLLDLCNFTENNKALNKEYEEYVLTVGDFDERVFLGADAEEEIGTPRKFPADTPVGKTAARAHVECHLQQHFEKKRSFAPSTPLTGRRYLREKEAVITPVASATQSVSRLQNIVAGLKNAPSEQLITIFESCARSPMESIMNRVKEIGETFCRNYTQSTDEQPGSHIDFAVNRLKLAEILYYKILETIMVQETRRLHGKDMTALLEQDVFHRSLMACCLEIVLFAYSSPRTFPWIIEVLDLRPFYFYKVIEVLIRSEEGLSRDMVKHLNSIEEQILESLAWTRESALWNALQASENKVPTCEEVIFPSNFEASNGGSGLGHLPMMPISPIVHPRVKEVRTDLGGSLRRDMQPLSPISVHERYSSPTAGSAKRRLFGDDSPKEMQVEKIFTEGTKLTIAPASSIVAENVSVSSGQTVLTMTTGTVAGKTGQKVTIPLHGIANEMGGITLIPVSMSLGQPSKMEAQAPSQPQVNQVQEVHLSSGSKPKKTGSLALFYRKVYHLASVRLRDLCLKLDVSNDLRRKIWTCFEFTLVHCADLMKDRHLDQLLLCAFYIMAKVTKEERTFQDIMKSYRNQPQANSHVYRSVLLRNISVNVLSDKNGNQDVEMTDDSSMKTCSSARSATENSSESGTEERGDLIKFYNAVYVGRVKSFALKYDITNQDHVMEAPPLSPFPNIKQQPVSPRRISQQHSVYVSPHKNGACLTPRTALLYKFNGSPSKSLKDINNMIKQGEQRSKKRAITIDSDTESPTKRLCQENDDVLLKRLQDVVSERANH; from the exons atgtcccgcgcggagccgccgccgcccgccgagcccggcgccgccgtCGAGCGCCTCTGCCAGGAGCTCAACCTGGACGCGGCCAGCGCCGCCGAGGCGCTGCGCGACTTCACGGCGCTGCGCGGCACTTACAGCCTGGAG GGAGAAGTTGTCCATTGGTTGGCGTGCGCCCTGTACGTGGCCTGCCGCAAGAGCGTAATTCCTACCGTGGGAAGCGGCCTTATGGAAGGAAACTGCGTCTCACTGACCAGGATACTACGTTCGGCCAAATTaag tctaattcagtttttcagcaaaatgaaaaagtggaTGGACATGTCAAATCTACCGCAGGAATTCAGAGAGCGAGTAGAGAGGCTGGAGAGAAATTTTGAAGTGTCAACTGTGATTTTCAAAAAGTTTGAACCAATATTTTTGGATATATTTCAAAACCCTTATGAAGAAACTTCTAAACCACAGAGAAGCAGGAAGCAGAG ACGGGTACCGTGCTGTGCTAAAGATCTCTTCAACTTCTGCTGGACTCTGTTTGTCTACACTAAGG GTAATTTCCGTATGATTGGAGATGATTTAGTAAATTCCTATCATTTGCTTCTGTGCTGCTTGGACCTGATTTTTGCAAATGCCCTTTTGTGTCCAAATAGAAGAGATTTGCTAAATCCGTCATTTAAAG GCTTACCTGTGGACTTCCATGCAACCGAGATCAAAACCTCTGAAGAGCCTCCATGCATCATTGCCACACTATGTGAACTACATGATGGGCTTTTAGTAGAAGCAAAAGGAATAAAGGAACACTACTTTAAAccatacatttcaaaattatttgaaaggaaG atCTTAAAAGGAGAGTGTCTATTGGATCTATgcaattttacagaaaacaa CAAAGCATTGAATAAAGAATATGAAGAATATGTTCTAACAGTGGGTGACTTTGATGAGAGGGTTTTCCTAGGAGCAGATGCTGAAGAAGAAATTGGCACTCCTCGGAAATTTCCTGCTGATACGCCAGTGGGGAAAACGGCAGCAAGAGCTCATGTAGAGTGTCACCTTCAGCAGCACTTTGAAAAG AAAAGGTCATTTGCACCTTCAACTCCACTGACTGGAAGAAGATACCTACGAGAAAAGGAAGCTGTCATCACTCCTGTTGCTTCAGCAACACAAAGTGTGAGCCGGTTGCAGAATATTGTGGCTGGATTGAAAAATGCACCAAGCGAACAGCTTATAACTATTTTTGA ATCTTGTGCGCGTAGCCCTATGGAAAGCATCATGAACAGAGTGAAAGAAATAGGTGAAACTTTCTGTCGGAACTACACTCAATCAACAGATGAACAGCCAGGATCTCATATAG attttgctgTAAACAGATTAAAACTAGCAGAGATCTTGTACTATAAAATCTTGGAGACTATAATGGTGCAAGAAACACGAAGACTACATGGAAAGGACATGACT GCTCTCTTAGAACAAGATGTATTCCACCGTTCCCTGATGGCATGCTGCTTGGAGATTGTGCTTTTTGCATATAGCTCACCTCGTACCTTTCCCTGGATCATAGAAGTTCTTGACCTCAGGCCATTCTATTTTTATAAG GTAATTGAAGTACTGATTCGGTCTGAGGAAGGTCTTTCCAGAGACATGGTGAAACATCTCAACAGCATTGAAGAACAAATTCTCGAGAGTCTAGCCTGGACTCGAGAGTCAGCACTCTGGAATGCTCTCCAGGCTTCAGAAAACAAGGTCCCAACCTGTGAAGAA GTAATATTTCCCAGTAATTTTGAAGCAAGCAATGGAGGAAGTGGACTTGGACATTTGCCTATGATGCCAATATCTCCTATAGTTCATCCTCGAGTAAAAGAGGTTCGGACAGATCTTGGTGGGAGTTTAAGACGAG ACATGCAACCATTGTCACCAATCTCTGTTCATGAGCGCTATAGTTCTCCTACAGCTGGTAGTGCTAAGAGAAGGCTCTTTGGAGATGACAGCCCGAAAGAAATGCAGGTGGAAAAGATCTTTACTGAAGGAACAAAGCTGACAATTGCTCCAGCTTCAAGCATTGTTGCTGAAAATGTCTCAGTTTCTTCTGGGCAAACAGTACTGACCATGACAACAGGTACAGTCGCAGGGAAAACAGGACAGAAAGTTACCATCCCACTGCATG GTATTGCAAATGAGATGGGTGGGATCACATTGATACCTGTTTCGATGAGTTTAGGTCAGCCATCTAAAATGGAGGCGCAGGCTCCCAGCCAGCCTCAGGTGAATCAAGTGCAAGAAGTACATCTGTCGTCAGGAAGCAAACCGAAGAAAACAGGATCCTTGGCACTGTTTTACAGAAAG GTATATCATTTGGCAAGTGTACGCTTACGTGATCTATGCTTAAAACTGGATGTTTCCAATGACTTGCGCAGGAAGATATGGACTTGTTTTGAGTTCACATTGGTTCATTGTGCTGATCTGATGAAGGATAGACACTTGGACCAGCtccttctctgtgctttttacaTCATGGCAAAG gtaaccaaagaggaaagaacTTTTCAGGACATAATGAAAAGTTACAGAAATCAGCCACAAGCAAACAGCCAT GTTTATAGGAGTGTCTtactgagaaatatttctgtgaatgtTCTGTCGGACAAAAATGGCAACCAAGATGTAGAGATGACGGATG ACTCATCTATGAAAACTTGTTCCTCAGCAAGATCTGCAACAGAGAACTCCAGTGAGTCAGGAACAGAGGAGAGAGGTGATCTTATCAAATTTTACAATGCAGTCTATGTAGGAAGAGTAAAATCATTTGCACTGAAGTACGATATCACAAACCAGGATCATGTA ATGGAAGCCCCTCCCTTGTCTCCTTTCCCAAACATTAAGCAACAACCAGTATCTCCTCGGCGGATATCTCAACAGCACTCTGTTTACGTTTCACCTCACAAGAATGGTGCCTGCTTGACCCCTCGAACTGCTCTACTATATAAGTTTAATGGGAGCCCTTCCaag AGTTTGAAGGACATCAACAACATGATAAAACAAGGTGAACAAAGAAGTAAGAAACGAGCAATAACAATTGATAGTGACACTGAGTCCCCTACAAAACGACTGTGCCAGGAAAATGATGACGTTCTACTTAAGCGTCTCCAGGATGTTGTCAGTGAAAGAGCTAATCATTAA
- the RBL1 gene encoding retinoblastoma-like protein 1 isoform X2: MEGNCVSLTRILRSAKLSLIQFFSKMKKWMDMSNLPQEFRERVERLERNFEVSTVIFKKFEPIFLDIFQNPYEETSKPQRSRKQRRVPCCAKDLFNFCWTLFVYTKGNFRMIGDDLVNSYHLLLCCLDLIFANALLCPNRRDLLNPSFKGLPVDFHATEIKTSEEPPCIIATLCELHDGLLVEAKGIKEHYFKPYISKLFERKILKGECLLDLCNFTENNKALNKEYEEYVLTVGDFDERVFLGADAEEEIGTPRKFPADTPVGKTAARAHVECHLQQHFEKKRSFAPSTPLTGRRYLREKEAVITPVASATQSVSRLQNIVAGLKNAPSEQLITIFESCARSPMESIMNRVKEIGETFCRNYTQSTDEQPGSHIDFAVNRLKLAEILYYKILETIMVQETRRLHGKDMTALLEQDVFHRSLMACCLEIVLFAYSSPRTFPWIIEVLDLRPFYFYKVIEVLIRSEEGLSRDMVKHLNSIEEQILESLAWTRESALWNALQASENKVPTCEEVIFPSNFEASNGGSGLGHLPMMPISPIVHPRVKEVRTDLGGSLRRDMQPLSPISVHERYSSPTAGSAKRRLFGDDSPKEMQVEKIFTEGTKLTIAPASSIVAENVSVSSGQTVLTMTTGTVAGKTGQKVTIPLHGQPSKMEAQAPSQPQVNQVQEVHLSSGSKPKKTGSLALFYRKVYHLASVRLRDLCLKLDVSNDLRRKIWTCFEFTLVHCADLMKDRHLDQLLLCAFYIMAKVTKEERTFQDIMKSYRNQPQANSHVYRSVLLRNISVNVLSDKNGNQDVEMTDDSSMKTCSSARSATENSSESGTEERGDLIKFYNAVYVGRVKSFALKYDITNQDHVMEAPPLSPFPNIKQQPVSPRRISQQHSVYVSPHKNGACLTPRTALLYKFNGSPSKSLKDINNMIKQGEQRSKKRAITIDSDTESPTKRLCQENDDVLLKRLQDVVSERANH, from the exons ATGGAAGGAAACTGCGTCTCACTGACCAGGATACTACGTTCGGCCAAATTaag tctaattcagtttttcagcaaaatgaaaaagtggaTGGACATGTCAAATCTACCGCAGGAATTCAGAGAGCGAGTAGAGAGGCTGGAGAGAAATTTTGAAGTGTCAACTGTGATTTTCAAAAAGTTTGAACCAATATTTTTGGATATATTTCAAAACCCTTATGAAGAAACTTCTAAACCACAGAGAAGCAGGAAGCAGAG ACGGGTACCGTGCTGTGCTAAAGATCTCTTCAACTTCTGCTGGACTCTGTTTGTCTACACTAAGG GTAATTTCCGTATGATTGGAGATGATTTAGTAAATTCCTATCATTTGCTTCTGTGCTGCTTGGACCTGATTTTTGCAAATGCCCTTTTGTGTCCAAATAGAAGAGATTTGCTAAATCCGTCATTTAAAG GCTTACCTGTGGACTTCCATGCAACCGAGATCAAAACCTCTGAAGAGCCTCCATGCATCATTGCCACACTATGTGAACTACATGATGGGCTTTTAGTAGAAGCAAAAGGAATAAAGGAACACTACTTTAAAccatacatttcaaaattatttgaaaggaaG atCTTAAAAGGAGAGTGTCTATTGGATCTATgcaattttacagaaaacaa CAAAGCATTGAATAAAGAATATGAAGAATATGTTCTAACAGTGGGTGACTTTGATGAGAGGGTTTTCCTAGGAGCAGATGCTGAAGAAGAAATTGGCACTCCTCGGAAATTTCCTGCTGATACGCCAGTGGGGAAAACGGCAGCAAGAGCTCATGTAGAGTGTCACCTTCAGCAGCACTTTGAAAAG AAAAGGTCATTTGCACCTTCAACTCCACTGACTGGAAGAAGATACCTACGAGAAAAGGAAGCTGTCATCACTCCTGTTGCTTCAGCAACACAAAGTGTGAGCCGGTTGCAGAATATTGTGGCTGGATTGAAAAATGCACCAAGCGAACAGCTTATAACTATTTTTGA ATCTTGTGCGCGTAGCCCTATGGAAAGCATCATGAACAGAGTGAAAGAAATAGGTGAAACTTTCTGTCGGAACTACACTCAATCAACAGATGAACAGCCAGGATCTCATATAG attttgctgTAAACAGATTAAAACTAGCAGAGATCTTGTACTATAAAATCTTGGAGACTATAATGGTGCAAGAAACACGAAGACTACATGGAAAGGACATGACT GCTCTCTTAGAACAAGATGTATTCCACCGTTCCCTGATGGCATGCTGCTTGGAGATTGTGCTTTTTGCATATAGCTCACCTCGTACCTTTCCCTGGATCATAGAAGTTCTTGACCTCAGGCCATTCTATTTTTATAAG GTAATTGAAGTACTGATTCGGTCTGAGGAAGGTCTTTCCAGAGACATGGTGAAACATCTCAACAGCATTGAAGAACAAATTCTCGAGAGTCTAGCCTGGACTCGAGAGTCAGCACTCTGGAATGCTCTCCAGGCTTCAGAAAACAAGGTCCCAACCTGTGAAGAA GTAATATTTCCCAGTAATTTTGAAGCAAGCAATGGAGGAAGTGGACTTGGACATTTGCCTATGATGCCAATATCTCCTATAGTTCATCCTCGAGTAAAAGAGGTTCGGACAGATCTTGGTGGGAGTTTAAGACGAG ACATGCAACCATTGTCACCAATCTCTGTTCATGAGCGCTATAGTTCTCCTACAGCTGGTAGTGCTAAGAGAAGGCTCTTTGGAGATGACAGCCCGAAAGAAATGCAGGTGGAAAAGATCTTTACTGAAGGAACAAAGCTGACAATTGCTCCAGCTTCAAGCATTGTTGCTGAAAATGTCTCAGTTTCTTCTGGGCAAACAGTACTGACCATGACAACAGGTACAGTCGCAGGGAAAACAGGACAGAAAGTTACCATCCCACTGCATG GTCAGCCATCTAAAATGGAGGCGCAGGCTCCCAGCCAGCCTCAGGTGAATCAAGTGCAAGAAGTACATCTGTCGTCAGGAAGCAAACCGAAGAAAACAGGATCCTTGGCACTGTTTTACAGAAAG GTATATCATTTGGCAAGTGTACGCTTACGTGATCTATGCTTAAAACTGGATGTTTCCAATGACTTGCGCAGGAAGATATGGACTTGTTTTGAGTTCACATTGGTTCATTGTGCTGATCTGATGAAGGATAGACACTTGGACCAGCtccttctctgtgctttttacaTCATGGCAAAG gtaaccaaagaggaaagaacTTTTCAGGACATAATGAAAAGTTACAGAAATCAGCCACAAGCAAACAGCCAT GTTTATAGGAGTGTCTtactgagaaatatttctgtgaatgtTCTGTCGGACAAAAATGGCAACCAAGATGTAGAGATGACGGATG ACTCATCTATGAAAACTTGTTCCTCAGCAAGATCTGCAACAGAGAACTCCAGTGAGTCAGGAACAGAGGAGAGAGGTGATCTTATCAAATTTTACAATGCAGTCTATGTAGGAAGAGTAAAATCATTTGCACTGAAGTACGATATCACAAACCAGGATCATGTA ATGGAAGCCCCTCCCTTGTCTCCTTTCCCAAACATTAAGCAACAACCAGTATCTCCTCGGCGGATATCTCAACAGCACTCTGTTTACGTTTCACCTCACAAGAATGGTGCCTGCTTGACCCCTCGAACTGCTCTACTATATAAGTTTAATGGGAGCCCTTCCaag AGTTTGAAGGACATCAACAACATGATAAAACAAGGTGAACAAAGAAGTAAGAAACGAGCAATAACAATTGATAGTGACACTGAGTCCCCTACAAAACGACTGTGCCAGGAAAATGATGACGTTCTACTTAAGCGTCTCCAGGATGTTGTCAGTGAAAGAGCTAATCATTAA